Proteins from a genomic interval of Toxotes jaculatrix isolate fToxJac2 chromosome 5, fToxJac2.pri, whole genome shotgun sequence:
- the bicd1a gene encoding protein bicaudal D homolog 1 isoform X2 — MAAGGGCGESVDQYRAEVERLTLELAEANREKIRAAECGLVVLEENQALKQKYAELETEQETLRKELEQLQEAFGQAYTNQRKVAEDGETNEETLLQESASKEAYYTARLLELQTELTLSRSVASNAQAENERLNALVQDLRESNDTLELQRSRMREEIKEYKFRETRLLQDYTELEEENITLQKLVSTLKQSQVEYEGLKHEIKVLEEETVLLNSQLEDALRLKEISEGQLEEALDALKSEREQKNNLRKELAHHISLSDSVYGAGAHLALTVTGVEGLKFPEETNGTNGTNGSAIPAANGNNEDSNRRNGHLHTGTGLAKMNGEYRPGRKGEALHPVPDLFSELNLSEMQKLKQQLLQVEREKAALLMNLQESQTQLQHTQGALTEQNERVHRLTERISAMKHVNGDKELDDPQESEKPDVSPPANGHHDPNIHGFEILECKYKVAVTEVIDLKAELKVLKEKYNQAVEGQGDSHNDDRVQTLSEQVSQLERSSRDGRERVASLEAELRAVTSTATESQGMLNAAQDELVTFSEELAQLYHHVCLCNNETPNRVMLDYYRQSRVTRSGSLKGSDDPRALLSPRLARRLAAASAACSSESPRSPMDSPSKDTHHNETTTNTADSSSCHSSPTRNPTGSPVISISPCPSPLPSEAGGDLRKEPMNIYNLNAIIRDQIKHLQKAVDRSLQLSRQRAAARELAPMLDKDKESCMEEILKLKSLLSTKREQIATLRLVLKANKQTAEVALANLKSKYENEKAMVTETMMKLRNELKALKEDAATFSSLRAMFATRCDEYVTQLDEMQRQLAAAEDEKKTLNSLLRMAIQQKLALTQRLEDLEFDHEQTHRGRGAKVPKIKSSPPKFLVDCQQPAASVPSLSPQLRRGRASLARSPKLVADLQDHHTVLSSSSSLLSPCDPRNCLVQQPHSPGT; from the exons GCATTTGGCCAGGCCTACACCAACCAACGTAAGGTGGCAGAGGATGGGGAGACCAACGAGGAGACGCTGCTGCAGGAATCGGCCTCCAAGGAGGCCTACTACACAGCCCgtctgctggagctgcagacaGAGTTGACGCTAAGCCGTTCAGTGGCATCCAACGCCCAGGCAGAAAATGAGAGGCTGAATGCGCTGGTGCAGGATCTACGAGAG AGTAACGACACACTGGAGCTACAGAGGAGCAGGATGAGGGAGGAGATCAAGGAGTACAAGTTCAGAGAGACCAGGCTTCTTCAGGATTACacggagctggaggaggagaacatcACGCTGCAGAAACTGGTCTCTACGCTCAAGCAGAGCCAG GTGGAGTATGAGGGACTAAAACATGAAATTAaggtgctggaggaggagaccgTCCTTCTCAACAGCCAACTTGAAGACGCTTTACGTCTAAAGGAAATCTCCGAGGGTCAGTTAGAGGAAGCCCTGGATGCCCTGAAGAGTGAGCGTGAGCAGAAGAACAACCTGAGAAAGGAACTGGCCCACCACATCAGCCTGAGTGACAGCGTCTATGGAGCAGGGGCCCATCTGGCGCTCACCGTCACTGGTGTTGAGGGCCTCAAGTTTCCAGAGGAGACAAACGGAACCAACGGCACCAACGGCAGCGCCATCCCTGCTGCTAATGGCAATAATGAGGACAGCAACCGGCGCAACGGTCACctccacacaggcacagggctGGCTAAGATGAATGGGGAGTACCGCCCAGGCCGGAAAGGAGAAGCCCTGCACCCTGTGCCGGATCTGTTCAGTGAGCTCAACCTGTCAGAGATGCAGAagctcaaacagcagctgctacag GTGGAGCGTGAGAAGGCGGCGCTGCTCATGAACCTGCAGGAGTCACAGAcccagctgcagcacacacagggcGCTCTGACCGAACAGAATGAGCGGGTCCATCGCCTCACAGAACGAATCAGTGCCATGAAGCATGTCAACGGAGACAAAGAGCTTGATGACCCACAAGAGAGTGAGAAGCCTGATGTATCACCTCCAGCCAATGGTCACCATGATCCCAACATCCATGGGTTTGAAATCTTGGAGTGTAAGTACAAGGTGGCAGTGACAGAGGTGATCGACCTGAAAGCAGAGCTCAAAGTCCTGAAGGAGAAGTATAACCAGGCTGTTGAGGGGCAGGGAGACAGCCACAATGACGACAGGGTCCAGACACTGAGCGAACAGGTTT CACAACTGGAGCGCAGTTCTCGTGATGGCCGGGAGAGGGTGGCAAGCCTGGAGGCTGAGCTCCGAGCAGTCACGAGCACAGCCACAGAGAGTCAGGGCATGTTGAATGCAGCACAGGACGAGCTGGTAACCTTCAGTGAAGAACTGGCGCAGCTCTACcaccatgtctgtctgtgcaacAACGAGACACCCAATCGTGTCATGCTGGACTACTACCGCCAGAGCCGCGTCACACGCAGCGGCAGCCTGAAAGGTTCGGACGATCCACGGGCTTTGCTCTCACCTCGCCTGGCACGGCGCCTCGCTGCAGCATCTGCAGCTTGCTCCTCTGAGTCCCCACGCAGCCCCATGGACTCCCCATCCAAAGACACCCATCACAATGAGACAACAACCAACACAGCGGATTCGTCATCCTGCCATAGCAGCCCCACTCGCAACCCCACAGGTTCCCCAGTCATCAGCATCTCTCCTTGCCCATCTCCATTGCCCTCAGAGGCAGGTGGGGACCTGAGGAAGGAGCCCATGAATATCTACAACCTGAACGCCATCATCAGAGACCAGATCAAACACCTCCAGAAGGCCGTTGATCGCTCACTGCAGCTGTCCAGGCAGAGGGCTGCAGCCAGGGAGCTGGCGCCTATGCTTGACAAGGACAAGGAGTCGTGCATGGAGGAGATACTGAAGCTCAAGTCCCTGCTCAGTACCAAGAGAGAGCAGATAGCTACGCTCAGGCTGGTGCTCAAGGCCAATAAACAG ACAGCAGAGGTTGCGCTGGCTAATTTAAAGAGCAAGTACGAGAATGAAAAGGCGATGGTGACCGAGACCATGATGAAGCTGAGGAACGAGCTGAAGGCTCTGAAAGAGGATGCTGCCACCTTCTCGTCTCTCAGGGCCATGTTTGCCACAAG GTGTGATGAGTATGTTACCCAGCTGGATGAGATGCAGAGgcagctggcagcagcagaggatgagAAAAAGACGCTGAACTCCCTCTTGCGTATGGCTATCCAGCAGAAACTGGCCTTGACCCAACGCCTGGAGGATCTGGAGTTTGACCATGAGCAGACCCACCGTGGCCGTGGCGCTAAAGTGCCCAAGATAAAAAGCAGCCCGCCCAAA TTTCTTGTAGATTGTCAGCAGCCTGCTGCCTCAGTACCGTCACTCTCCCCACAACTAAGGCGAGGGAGAGCCTCCCTAGCCCGCAG TCCTAAATTAGTGGCAGACCTCCAGGATCACCACACTGTCCTGTCCAGCAGCAGTAGCCTTCTCTCCCCCTGCGACCCTCGTAACTGTCTGGTCCAACAACCCCACTCCCCTGGCACCTAA
- the bicd1a gene encoding protein bicaudal D homolog 1 isoform X1 — protein MAAGGGCGESVDQYRAEVERLTLELAEANREKIRAAECGLVVLEENQALKQKYAELETEQETLRKELEQLQEAFGQAYTNQRKVAEDGETNEETLLQESASKEAYYTARLLELQTELTLSRSVASNAQAENERLNALVQDLRESNDTLELQRSRMREEIKEYKFRETRLLQDYTELEEENITLQKLVSTLKQSQVEYEGLKHEIKVLEEETVLLNSQLEDALRLKEISEGQLEEALDALKSEREQKNNLRKELAHHISLSDSVYGAGAHLALTVTGVEGLKFPEETNGTNGTNGSAIPAANGNNEDSNRRNGHLHTGTGLAKMNGEYRPGRKGEALHPVPDLFSELNLSEMQKLKQQLLQVEREKAALLMNLQESQTQLQHTQGALTEQNERVHRLTERISAMKHVNGDKELDDPQESEKPDVSPPANGHHDPNIHGFEILECKYKVAVTEVIDLKAELKVLKEKYNQAVEGQGDSHNDDRVQTLSEQVSQLERSSRDGRERVASLEAELRAVTSTATESQGMLNAAQDELVTFSEELAQLYHHVCLCNNETPNRVMLDYYRQSRVTRSGSLKGSDDPRALLSPRLARRLAAASAACSSESPRSPMDSPSKDTHHNETTTNTADSSSCHSSPTRNPTGSPVISISPCPSPLPSEAGGDLRKEPMNIYNLNAIIRDQIKHLQKAVDRSLQLSRQRAAARELAPMLDKDKESCMEEILKLKSLLSTKREQIATLRLVLKANKQTAEVALANLKSKYENEKAMVTETMMKLRNELKALKEDAATFSSLRAMFATRCDEYVTQLDEMQRQLAAAEDEKKTLNSLLRMAIQQKLALTQRLEDLEFDHEQTHRGRGAKVPKIKSSPPKVSRRGAFTAPPSPTRLLSHSILTTPTLNTSLTLGSPPSVEITTCPSMSVWISDTLSETIQNSASTLPDLSYSSLSLDSQPITIDPEQLTLEFKRLIYSRQDIGQLSPSYKPSTYSPASVSPHLRRRR, from the exons GCATTTGGCCAGGCCTACACCAACCAACGTAAGGTGGCAGAGGATGGGGAGACCAACGAGGAGACGCTGCTGCAGGAATCGGCCTCCAAGGAGGCCTACTACACAGCCCgtctgctggagctgcagacaGAGTTGACGCTAAGCCGTTCAGTGGCATCCAACGCCCAGGCAGAAAATGAGAGGCTGAATGCGCTGGTGCAGGATCTACGAGAG AGTAACGACACACTGGAGCTACAGAGGAGCAGGATGAGGGAGGAGATCAAGGAGTACAAGTTCAGAGAGACCAGGCTTCTTCAGGATTACacggagctggaggaggagaacatcACGCTGCAGAAACTGGTCTCTACGCTCAAGCAGAGCCAG GTGGAGTATGAGGGACTAAAACATGAAATTAaggtgctggaggaggagaccgTCCTTCTCAACAGCCAACTTGAAGACGCTTTACGTCTAAAGGAAATCTCCGAGGGTCAGTTAGAGGAAGCCCTGGATGCCCTGAAGAGTGAGCGTGAGCAGAAGAACAACCTGAGAAAGGAACTGGCCCACCACATCAGCCTGAGTGACAGCGTCTATGGAGCAGGGGCCCATCTGGCGCTCACCGTCACTGGTGTTGAGGGCCTCAAGTTTCCAGAGGAGACAAACGGAACCAACGGCACCAACGGCAGCGCCATCCCTGCTGCTAATGGCAATAATGAGGACAGCAACCGGCGCAACGGTCACctccacacaggcacagggctGGCTAAGATGAATGGGGAGTACCGCCCAGGCCGGAAAGGAGAAGCCCTGCACCCTGTGCCGGATCTGTTCAGTGAGCTCAACCTGTCAGAGATGCAGAagctcaaacagcagctgctacag GTGGAGCGTGAGAAGGCGGCGCTGCTCATGAACCTGCAGGAGTCACAGAcccagctgcagcacacacagggcGCTCTGACCGAACAGAATGAGCGGGTCCATCGCCTCACAGAACGAATCAGTGCCATGAAGCATGTCAACGGAGACAAAGAGCTTGATGACCCACAAGAGAGTGAGAAGCCTGATGTATCACCTCCAGCCAATGGTCACCATGATCCCAACATCCATGGGTTTGAAATCTTGGAGTGTAAGTACAAGGTGGCAGTGACAGAGGTGATCGACCTGAAAGCAGAGCTCAAAGTCCTGAAGGAGAAGTATAACCAGGCTGTTGAGGGGCAGGGAGACAGCCACAATGACGACAGGGTCCAGACACTGAGCGAACAGGTTT CACAACTGGAGCGCAGTTCTCGTGATGGCCGGGAGAGGGTGGCAAGCCTGGAGGCTGAGCTCCGAGCAGTCACGAGCACAGCCACAGAGAGTCAGGGCATGTTGAATGCAGCACAGGACGAGCTGGTAACCTTCAGTGAAGAACTGGCGCAGCTCTACcaccatgtctgtctgtgcaacAACGAGACACCCAATCGTGTCATGCTGGACTACTACCGCCAGAGCCGCGTCACACGCAGCGGCAGCCTGAAAGGTTCGGACGATCCACGGGCTTTGCTCTCACCTCGCCTGGCACGGCGCCTCGCTGCAGCATCTGCAGCTTGCTCCTCTGAGTCCCCACGCAGCCCCATGGACTCCCCATCCAAAGACACCCATCACAATGAGACAACAACCAACACAGCGGATTCGTCATCCTGCCATAGCAGCCCCACTCGCAACCCCACAGGTTCCCCAGTCATCAGCATCTCTCCTTGCCCATCTCCATTGCCCTCAGAGGCAGGTGGGGACCTGAGGAAGGAGCCCATGAATATCTACAACCTGAACGCCATCATCAGAGACCAGATCAAACACCTCCAGAAGGCCGTTGATCGCTCACTGCAGCTGTCCAGGCAGAGGGCTGCAGCCAGGGAGCTGGCGCCTATGCTTGACAAGGACAAGGAGTCGTGCATGGAGGAGATACTGAAGCTCAAGTCCCTGCTCAGTACCAAGAGAGAGCAGATAGCTACGCTCAGGCTGGTGCTCAAGGCCAATAAACAG ACAGCAGAGGTTGCGCTGGCTAATTTAAAGAGCAAGTACGAGAATGAAAAGGCGATGGTGACCGAGACCATGATGAAGCTGAGGAACGAGCTGAAGGCTCTGAAAGAGGATGCTGCCACCTTCTCGTCTCTCAGGGCCATGTTTGCCACAAG GTGTGATGAGTATGTTACCCAGCTGGATGAGATGCAGAGgcagctggcagcagcagaggatgagAAAAAGACGCTGAACTCCCTCTTGCGTATGGCTATCCAGCAGAAACTGGCCTTGACCCAACGCCTGGAGGATCTGGAGTTTGACCATGAGCAGACCCACCGTGGCCGTGGCGCTAAAGTGCCCAAGATAAAAAGCAGCCCGCCCAAAGTAAGTCGCAGAGGTGCCTTCACGGCTCCACCTAGCCCTACCAGGCTCCTCAGCCACTCCATCCTCACCACCCCCACCCTGAACACCTCCCTGACCCTTGGTAGTCCTCCCTCTGTAGAGATAACCACCTGTCCGTCCATGTCTGTGTGGATTTCAGACACTCTTTCTGAAACAATCCAGAACTCAGCTTCAACTTTACCTGACTTGAGTTACTCCAGTTTGTCTCTGGACAGCCAGCCCATCACGATAGACCCTGAGCAGCTAACATTAGAGTTCAAACGGCTCATTTATTCAAGACAAGACATAGGTCAGCTGTCCCCATCGTACAAGCCCAGCACCTATAGCCCTGCCTCAGTGTCTCCTCACCTGCGGCGAAGGCGATGA